A genomic region of Kribbella sp. NBC_00382 contains the following coding sequences:
- a CDS encoding glycoside hydrolase, producing MRRRTLLGSIVAAPLGAAVLGQTTPAAAAASTIDPRTDWGAWEGWGTSLCWWGKAHGNRDDLADVFFTRNTVNYQGAQLPGLGLNIARYNAGGCSTTPINGESMVRSPNIGDARQIDGYWLDWFSADPSSASWNWYADSAQRNLMWKARDRGVNRIELFSNSPMWWMCQNHNPSGAANGGDNLQTWNHQQHAVYLATVARYAHDHWGVDFTSVEPFNEPDGSWWRADGSQEGCHFEPATQRPVINYLRAELNSRDLGWMPIAASDSWGYDSALSTWNSFDSTTRGNVGRINVHGYQQGGGRRDLLYSAAKAAGRKVWNSEYGESDATGMSLASNLNLDFRWLHPSAWVYWQVVDGGGWGLIQDLANGTTGGVNPKYYVLAQYARHIRPGMQIIDGGNGNTIAAYDPTARKLIIVATNYGTAQYLDFDLAKFTKPSTDGAPIPRWSTITGGSERYQFHQDTIMHGTRFWSYFEANTVQTFEIPDVSI from the coding sequence ATGCGTCGTCGTACCTTGCTCGGCTCGATCGTTGCCGCTCCGTTGGGGGCGGCGGTACTTGGCCAGACAACACCGGCCGCGGCGGCCGCCAGCACTATCGATCCACGCACAGACTGGGGAGCCTGGGAGGGCTGGGGTACGTCGTTGTGCTGGTGGGGCAAGGCGCACGGCAACCGTGACGACCTGGCCGACGTGTTCTTCACCCGCAACACCGTGAACTACCAAGGGGCCCAACTCCCCGGGCTCGGGCTGAACATCGCCCGGTACAACGCCGGCGGCTGCTCGACCACGCCGATCAACGGCGAGTCGATGGTCCGGTCGCCCAACATCGGCGACGCCCGGCAGATCGACGGCTACTGGCTCGACTGGTTCAGCGCGGACCCGTCGTCGGCCAGCTGGAACTGGTACGCCGACAGCGCCCAGCGCAACCTGATGTGGAAGGCCCGCGACCGCGGCGTCAACCGGATCGAACTGTTCTCCAACTCGCCGATGTGGTGGATGTGCCAGAACCACAACCCGTCCGGCGCGGCCAACGGCGGCGACAACCTGCAGACCTGGAACCACCAGCAGCACGCCGTGTACCTCGCCACAGTCGCCCGCTACGCCCATGACCACTGGGGCGTCGACTTCACCTCGGTAGAGCCCTTCAACGAGCCCGACGGCAGCTGGTGGCGGGCCGACGGCTCGCAGGAGGGCTGCCACTTCGAACCGGCCACCCAACGCCCAGTGATCAACTACCTGCGGGCAGAGCTGAACTCACGCGACCTGGGCTGGATGCCGATCGCCGCATCCGACTCCTGGGGCTACGACTCGGCCCTGTCGACCTGGAACAGCTTCGACAGCACCACGCGCGGCAATGTCGGCCGCATCAACGTGCACGGCTACCAGCAGGGCGGTGGCCGCCGTGACCTCCTGTACTCCGCTGCGAAGGCCGCCGGCCGCAAGGTGTGGAACTCGGAGTACGGCGAGAGCGACGCCACCGGGATGAGCCTGGCCAGCAACCTCAACCTCGACTTCCGCTGGCTGCACCCGTCCGCTTGGGTGTACTGGCAAGTGGTGGACGGCGGGGGCTGGGGCCTGATCCAGGACCTCGCCAATGGCACCACTGGCGGCGTCAACCCGAAGTACTACGTCCTGGCTCAGTACGCCCGCCACATCCGCCCCGGCATGCAGATCATCGATGGCGGCAACGGCAACACCATTGCGGCGTACGACCCCACGGCCCGCAAGCTCATCATCGTCGCCACCAACTACGGCACCGCCCAGTACCTCGACTTCGACCTGGCCAAATTCACCAAGCCCTCCACCGACGGCGCGCCCATCCCACGTTGGTCGACCATCACGGGCGGCTCGGAGCGGTACCAGTTCCACCAGGACACGATCATGCACGGCACTCGCTTCTGGTCGTACTTCGAAGCCAACACCGTACAGACCTTCGAGATCCCGGACGTCTCCATCTGA
- the uvrA gene encoding excinuclease ABC subunit UvrA — MSDRLIVRGAREHNLKDVSLDLPRDAMIVFTGLSGSGKSSLAFDTIFAEGQRRYVESLSAYARQFLGQMDKPDVDFIEGLSPAVSIDQKSTSKNPRSTVGTITEVYDYLRLLFARAGRPHCPECGEPIAKQTPQQIVDRVLELDEGTRFQVLAPVIRGRKGEYLDLFRQLTGQGFSRARVDGETIQLTEPPKLDKQKKHTIDVVIDRLAVKGSAKQRLTDSVETALGLSGGIVTLDFVDLPEKDPGRERRFSEKLACPNDHPLAIDELEPRSFSFNSPYGACPVCSGLGTRMEVDPELLVPDPSKSLDEGAIQPWAGANVTQYFERLLGALAKDLGIKTSTPFAELPAKAKKSLLTGHETQVHVSYKNRYGRERSYNTTFEGVIPYVERRHAEASSDTSRDRFEGYMREVPCLACNGARLKPISLAVTMGGKNIAEIGAMAIDEVHEFLAGMVLSPREMQIAERVVKEIGERLQFLLDVGLDYLALNRPAGSLSGGEAQRIRLATQIGSGLVGVLYVLDEPSIGLHQRDNRRLIETLVRLKNLGNTLIVVEHDEDTIDHADWVVDIGPGAGEHGGQVVVSGTVEDLRNHPDSITGAYISGRREIPIPAVRRPLTEGRELKVFGAREHNLKDIDVAIPLGVFVAVTGVSGSGKSTLVNDILYTSLARQIYGAKTIPGRHTKISGLELVDKVIHVDQSPIGRTPRSNPATYTGVWDHVRKLFAETPEAKVRGYQQGRFSFNVKGGRCEACSGDGTLKIEMNFLPDVYVPCEVCHGARYNRETLEVHYKGKTVADILDMPIEEAADFFAAIPAIARHLTTLNEVGLGYVRLGQPAPTLSGGEAQRVKLASELQKRSTGRTVYVLDEPTTGLHFEDIRKLLGVLGSLVDKGNSVLVIEHNLDVIKTADWIVDLGPDGGRRGGTLVAEGTPEEVAANPASYTGEFLAEILRGRAAKPSAKQAAPAPAVKSTAAKKAVTKAPAKKAVTKTAAAKKTATAKGAAVKSTAAKKAAPAKKVAARKRAD; from the coding sequence GTGTCTGACCGTCTGATCGTGCGCGGAGCGCGTGAGCACAACCTGAAGGACGTCTCGCTCGACCTGCCGCGCGACGCCATGATCGTCTTCACCGGGCTGTCCGGGTCCGGCAAGTCCAGTCTGGCCTTCGACACCATCTTCGCCGAGGGCCAGCGGCGCTACGTCGAGTCGCTGTCCGCGTACGCGCGCCAGTTCCTCGGCCAGATGGACAAACCCGACGTCGACTTCATCGAGGGCCTGTCACCGGCCGTCTCGATCGACCAGAAGTCGACCTCGAAGAACCCGCGCTCGACCGTCGGCACGATCACCGAGGTGTACGACTACCTCCGGCTGCTGTTCGCCCGGGCCGGCCGCCCGCACTGTCCCGAGTGCGGCGAGCCGATCGCCAAGCAGACCCCGCAGCAGATCGTCGACCGGGTGCTCGAGCTGGACGAGGGCACCCGGTTCCAGGTGCTCGCGCCGGTGATCCGCGGCCGCAAGGGGGAGTACCTCGACCTCTTCCGCCAGCTCACCGGCCAGGGCTTCTCCCGGGCCCGGGTGGACGGCGAGACGATCCAGCTGACCGAGCCGCCGAAGCTCGACAAGCAGAAGAAGCACACGATCGACGTCGTCATCGACCGGCTCGCGGTCAAGGGCAGCGCGAAGCAGCGGCTGACCGACTCGGTGGAGACCGCGCTCGGCCTGTCCGGCGGCATCGTCACGCTCGACTTCGTCGACCTGCCGGAGAAGGACCCGGGCCGCGAGCGCCGGTTCTCCGAGAAGCTCGCCTGCCCGAACGATCACCCGCTCGCGATCGACGAGCTCGAGCCACGCTCGTTCTCCTTCAACTCCCCGTACGGCGCCTGCCCGGTCTGCTCCGGGCTCGGCACCCGGATGGAGGTCGACCCCGAGCTGCTCGTCCCGGACCCGTCCAAGTCGCTCGACGAGGGCGCGATCCAGCCCTGGGCCGGCGCCAACGTCACTCAGTACTTCGAGCGGCTGCTCGGCGCGCTGGCCAAGGACCTCGGCATCAAGACCAGCACTCCGTTCGCCGAGCTGCCCGCCAAGGCGAAGAAGTCGCTGCTGACCGGCCACGAGACCCAGGTGCACGTCTCGTACAAGAACCGGTACGGCCGTGAGCGCTCGTACAACACGACCTTCGAAGGCGTCATCCCGTATGTCGAGCGCCGGCACGCGGAGGCGTCCAGCGACACCAGCCGGGACCGGTTCGAGGGCTACATGCGGGAGGTGCCCTGCCTGGCCTGCAACGGCGCCCGGTTGAAGCCGATCTCGCTCGCGGTCACGATGGGCGGCAAGAACATCGCCGAGATCGGCGCGATGGCGATCGACGAGGTGCACGAGTTCCTCGCCGGGATGGTGCTGTCGCCGCGGGAGATGCAGATCGCCGAGCGGGTGGTGAAGGAGATCGGCGAGCGGCTGCAGTTCCTGCTCGACGTCGGCCTGGACTACTTGGCACTCAACCGGCCGGCGGGTTCGCTGTCCGGTGGCGAGGCGCAGCGGATCCGGCTCGCGACGCAGATCGGCTCCGGCCTGGTCGGCGTGCTGTACGTGCTCGACGAGCCGTCGATCGGTCTGCACCAGCGCGACAACCGGCGGCTGATCGAGACTCTCGTCCGCCTGAAGAACCTCGGCAACACGCTGATCGTGGTCGAGCACGACGAGGACACCATTGACCACGCCGACTGGGTGGTCGACATCGGCCCGGGCGCCGGTGAGCACGGTGGCCAGGTCGTGGTGTCCGGCACGGTCGAGGACCTGCGCAACCACCCGGACTCGATCACCGGCGCCTACATCTCGGGCCGTCGGGAGATCCCGATCCCGGCCGTTCGCCGTCCGTTGACCGAGGGCCGCGAGCTGAAGGTGTTCGGCGCCCGCGAGCACAACCTCAAGGACATCGACGTCGCGATCCCGCTCGGGGTCTTCGTCGCGGTCACCGGGGTGTCCGGCTCGGGCAAGTCGACGCTGGTCAACGACATCCTCTACACGTCGCTGGCGCGGCAGATCTACGGCGCCAAGACGATTCCGGGCCGGCACACCAAGATCTCCGGGCTCGAGCTGGTCGACAAGGTGATCCACGTCGACCAGTCACCGATCGGGCGGACGCCGCGGTCCAACCCGGCGACGTACACCGGAGTCTGGGACCACGTCCGCAAGCTGTTCGCGGAGACCCCGGAGGCGAAGGTCCGCGGGTACCAGCAGGGCCGGTTCTCGTTCAACGTCAAGGGCGGCCGCTGTGAGGCCTGCTCGGGTGACGGCACGCTGAAGATCGAGATGAACTTCCTGCCCGACGTCTACGTGCCGTGCGAGGTGTGTCACGGCGCCCGGTACAACCGGGAGACGCTCGAGGTGCACTACAAGGGCAAGACGGTCGCCGACATCCTGGACATGCCGATCGAGGAGGCGGCGGACTTCTTCGCCGCGATCCCGGCGATCGCCCGGCACCTGACCACGCTGAACGAGGTCGGCCTCGGGTACGTCCGGCTCGGTCAGCCGGCGCCGACGCTGTCCGGTGGTGAGGCGCAACGCGTCAAGCTCGCCTCCGAGCTGCAGAAGCGTTCGACCGGGCGCACGGTCTACGTGCTCGACGAGCCGACGACAGGTCTGCACTTCGAGGACATCCGCAAGCTGCTCGGCGTGCTGGGCAGCCTGGTGGACAAGGGCAACTCGGTGCTGGTGATCGAGCACAACCTCGACGTCATCAAGACCGCCGACTGGATCGTCGACCTCGGGCCGGACGGCGGCCGTCGCGGCGGCACGCTGGTCGCGGAGGGGACGCCGGAGGAGGTCGCGGCGAACCCGGCGTCGTACACGGGGGAGTTCCTGGCCGAGATCCTTCGTGGTCGCGCGGCCAAGCCGAGCGCTAAGCAGGCCGCGCCTGCGCCGGCCGTGAAGAGCACTGCGGCGAAGAAGGCAGTCACCAAGGCACCGGCCAAGAAGGCGGTGACGAAGACGGCTGCCGCGAAGAAGACGGCGACTGCGAAGGGCGCGGCGGTCAAGAGCACGGCGGCGAAGAAGGCCGCGCCGGCCAAGAAGGTCGCGGCCCGCAAGCGGGCCGACTGA
- a CDS encoding GNAT family N-acetyltransferase, with protein sequence MNGFAPYDPDSTRRAAESAISVRPAVAADLAVCAELIVTRTGGPAEARREMLLNDLERDDRYVAVACAGSEVVGYGGVFRHEFVPEHPAAPTGYYLVGLIVAPAWRRYGIGELLTVERMRWTAERAGEIYYFANLGNGATLDLHERLGFIEVTRDFTFPKAPMAPGAGVLLKAPLSR encoded by the coding sequence ATGAACGGTTTCGCGCCGTACGACCCTGACTCCACCCGCCGCGCGGCAGAAAGCGCGATCTCGGTACGACCCGCAGTCGCCGCGGATCTCGCCGTCTGCGCCGAGCTGATCGTCACCAGGACCGGCGGGCCGGCCGAGGCGCGCAGGGAGATGTTGCTCAACGACCTCGAGCGCGATGATCGCTACGTCGCGGTCGCCTGCGCTGGGTCGGAGGTGGTCGGCTACGGCGGCGTGTTTCGGCATGAGTTCGTGCCAGAGCATCCGGCGGCGCCGACCGGGTACTACCTGGTGGGGCTGATCGTCGCGCCGGCCTGGCGGCGGTACGGGATCGGAGAGTTGCTCACTGTCGAACGGATGCGATGGACGGCCGAACGGGCCGGGGAGATCTACTACTTCGCCAATCTGGGCAACGGTGCAACCCTCGACCTCCACGAGAGGTTGGGGTTCATCGAGGTGACCCGTGACTTCACCTTCCCCAAGGCGCCGATGGCGCCCGGGGCCGGCGTACTACTGAAGGCCCCGCTCAGTCGGTGA
- a CDS encoding lysophospholipid acyltransferase family protein, with amino-acid sequence MTADELTGHLDLPRTDDLPAIPHRLGSVLRHAVRPYMRWRYDLTIHHEERFPAGGPVLIAPNHLSLLDGPLLGAVAPRMLHQLGKVEAFGGVQGFVLHRAGQISIDRSQYDVLAIRRAIQILREGRALSVYPEGNRGPGDFRRIRGGVAYLAMVTGAPILPVALLGTRQPGGNIEHFPPRGSRVDVVYGETFTVDRVSFPRRHVDVRAVADQIGDVLRAHVQAAVEATGHPLPGKPDQKDPDE; translated from the coding sequence ATGACTGCTGACGAGCTGACCGGGCACCTTGATCTGCCCCGGACCGACGATCTGCCGGCCATCCCGCATCGGCTGGGCAGTGTTCTGCGTCACGCCGTCCGGCCCTATATGCGCTGGCGCTACGACCTGACGATCCACCACGAGGAGCGCTTCCCGGCGGGTGGCCCGGTACTGATCGCGCCGAACCACCTCAGTCTGCTCGATGGTCCGTTGCTCGGTGCCGTCGCGCCGCGGATGCTGCACCAGCTCGGAAAGGTCGAGGCGTTCGGGGGCGTGCAGGGCTTCGTGCTGCACCGCGCCGGACAGATCTCGATCGATCGCTCGCAATACGACGTACTGGCGATCCGCCGGGCGATCCAGATCCTGCGCGAAGGCCGCGCGCTGAGCGTCTATCCCGAGGGGAACCGCGGCCCGGGCGACTTCCGGCGGATCCGCGGGGGAGTGGCCTACCTCGCCATGGTCACCGGAGCGCCGATCCTCCCGGTGGCGCTGCTCGGGACCCGGCAGCCAGGGGGCAATATCGAGCACTTCCCGCCCCGCGGCAGCCGGGTCGACGTGGTATATGGCGAGACCTTCACGGTTGACCGCGTATCCTTTCCCCGGAGGCATGTCGACGTACGCGCGGTTGCCGACCAGATCGGCGACGTGTTGCGGGCCCATGTGCAGGCGGCCGTCGAAGCCACCGGCCACCCGCTACCGGGCAAGCCAGACCAGAAGGATCCTGATGAGTGA
- a CDS encoding maleylpyruvate isomerase family mycothiol-dependent enzyme, translating to MVAPEPTSRLIAELPSASRRLLDTVTQLPDDAVLRPSLLPGWSVGHVLSHVARNADALVNLCDWARTGVRKPMYVSMEARESDIADGAGRPVPEQVQDIADTQARLLERFEDLPTAAWAAEVTWPSGAVRAAAQVVTARLCELEVHHVDLGLGYTFDDVPVESRDVLLSYATSRWPSGFGVALRSTDSPWVSPEHPADARILTGGSAALLSWVLGRSDGSELGGDMPQAPPWG from the coding sequence ATGGTCGCACCGGAGCCAACGAGCCGCCTGATCGCCGAGTTACCGTCCGCGAGCCGGCGCCTGCTCGACACCGTTACCCAACTACCGGATGACGCAGTACTGCGCCCGTCGCTGCTGCCCGGCTGGAGCGTCGGGCATGTGCTGAGTCACGTCGCTCGCAACGCCGACGCGCTCGTGAACTTGTGCGACTGGGCGCGCACCGGCGTCCGTAAACCAATGTACGTGTCGATGGAAGCCCGCGAGTCCGACATCGCGGACGGCGCCGGCCGACCGGTCCCGGAGCAGGTTCAGGACATCGCCGATACCCAGGCGAGGCTGCTCGAGCGGTTCGAGGACCTCCCCACTGCTGCGTGGGCTGCCGAGGTGACGTGGCCGAGTGGAGCCGTCCGTGCTGCGGCGCAGGTGGTCACGGCCCGGCTGTGCGAGTTGGAGGTGCACCATGTCGACCTGGGGCTCGGGTACACGTTCGACGACGTACCGGTCGAGTCCCGCGACGTCCTGCTCAGCTACGCGACCAGTCGGTGGCCTAGCGGGTTCGGCGTGGCGTTGCGTAGTACGGACTCGCCCTGGGTGTCGCCTGAGCACCCGGCCGATGCAAGGATCCTCACTGGTGGCAGCGCTGCTCTGCTGAGCTGGGTGCTCGGCCGGAGCGACGGTAGTGAGCTGGGTGGCGACATGCCACAGGCACCGCCCTGGGGATGA
- a CDS encoding alpha/beta fold hydrolase: MSIHRSARRREVSTLVLLHGYPETWYAWHKVLPELAKHYHVIAPDLRGAGGSDAPAGGHDIGTMVAYAYAAAHPDVTKLALTEAPIPDQKLYSSPSLTPQGAGSWNLGFFNVRNGLPERMIQGREAEWIDGFADMLEYNKDGVTAADARIYGRYMQRSGHLRASLEWFRAFNQDVADNAVNAHTKLTMPVLALGAQ, from the coding sequence CTGTCAATCCACCGTTCAGCCCGCCGACGTGAGGTATCGACGCTCGTCCTGCTCCACGGCTACCCGGAGACCTGGTACGCGTGGCACAAGGTGCTGCCGGAGCTGGCCAAGCACTACCACGTGATCGCGCCGGACCTGCGCGGTGCGGGTGGCAGCGACGCCCCGGCCGGCGGCCACGACATCGGCACGATGGTCGCCTACGCGTACGCCGCCGCGCATCCGGACGTCACCAAGCTCGCCCTCACCGAGGCGCCGATCCCGGACCAGAAGCTCTACAGCTCACCGTCCCTGACCCCTCAGGGCGCCGGTTCCTGGAACCTCGGCTTCTTCAACGTCCGCAACGGCCTGCCCGAGCGGATGATCCAGGGCCGCGAGGCCGAGTGGATCGACGGCTTCGCCGACATGCTCGAGTACAACAAGGACGGCGTAACAGCCGCCGACGCAAGGATCTACGGCCGGTACATGCAACGCTCCGGCCACCTCCGGGCAAGCCTCGAATGGTTCCGAGCCTTCAACCAGGACGTAGCCGACAACGCCGTCAACGCCCACACCAAACTGACCATGCCGGTACTTGCCCTAGGCGCCCAATAG
- a CDS encoding S1C family serine protease, which translates to MDDDVLDAYSRVVSGVAELLIPRVASLRVQGRRGESSGSAVVLTADGHLLTNAHVVGDGSSATAEFADGTAAQAQVIGVDRLSDLAVLRADREIPDPPEYGDADKVKVGNLVVAVGNPLGLAGSVTAGVVSALGRSLPVRSGTASRIIEDVIQTDAALNPGNSGGALADGNGRVIGINTAVAGIGLGLAVPMNPTTRRIIYSLLHDGRVRRAYLGLVTTPAPLRPQLAERFGQRNALRVVEVISGSPAAEAGLRQGDLVLAVDGTPLRDAQSLQRQLFADAIGRRTEITAVRNGALVDVVAEPAELTD; encoded by the coding sequence ATGGATGACGACGTTCTGGATGCTTACTCGCGGGTGGTGTCCGGGGTGGCGGAGTTGTTGATTCCGCGGGTGGCTAGTTTGCGGGTGCAGGGGCGGCGGGGGGAGTCGTCGGGGTCGGCGGTGGTGTTGACGGCGGACGGGCATCTGCTGACGAATGCGCATGTGGTCGGTGACGGTAGTAGTGCGACGGCCGAGTTCGCGGACGGTACGGCGGCGCAGGCTCAGGTGATCGGGGTGGATCGGTTGTCCGATCTGGCCGTGTTGCGGGCTGATCGGGAGATTCCGGATCCGCCGGAGTACGGGGACGCCGACAAGGTGAAGGTCGGCAATCTGGTGGTTGCGGTGGGCAACCCTCTCGGGCTGGCCGGCAGCGTGACGGCCGGTGTGGTGAGTGCTCTCGGGCGATCGCTCCCGGTCCGGTCGGGAACGGCGAGCCGGATCATCGAGGACGTGATCCAGACGGACGCGGCGCTCAACCCGGGCAACTCCGGCGGAGCGCTTGCCGATGGCAACGGCCGGGTGATCGGCATCAATACGGCAGTGGCTGGCATCGGTCTCGGCCTGGCCGTACCGATGAACCCGACCACCCGCCGGATCATCTACTCACTGCTGCACGACGGGCGGGTCCGCCGGGCGTACCTCGGACTCGTCACCACCCCAGCCCCTCTCCGCCCACAGCTGGCCGAGCGCTTCGGCCAGCGGAACGCGCTCCGAGTGGTCGAGGTCATCTCGGGAAGCCCGGCGGCGGAAGCCGGATTGCGGCAAGGCGACCTGGTACTGGCCGTCGACGGCACCCCGCTCCGAGATGCCCAGTCCCTGCAGCGGCAACTCTTCGCCGACGCGATCGGCCGGCGTACCGAGATCACCGCCGTCCGCAACGGCGCCCTGGTCGACGTCGTCGCCGAACCGGCCGAGCTCACCGACTGA
- a CDS encoding MBL fold metallo-hydrolase, with amino-acid sequence MTEYHGNVHVGGPAQTHELAKLMITKVAVGPGNNNAYLLRSRLTDEQVLIDAADEAETLLKVIGEGGISRVITTHQHGDHWQALAEVVARTSAVTVAGRDDAEGIPVPTDEPVGDGDRIHFGELSLEVITLVGHTPGSIALLYDDPTGPPHLFTGDSLFPGGVGNTRGVKKNFDSLLHDVETKLFARLPDETWVYPGHGADTTLGTERPHLAEWHERGW; translated from the coding sequence ATGACGGAGTATCACGGCAACGTCCACGTCGGCGGGCCGGCGCAGACGCACGAGCTGGCCAAGCTGATGATCACCAAGGTCGCCGTGGGGCCCGGCAACAACAACGCCTACCTGTTGCGCAGCCGACTCACTGACGAGCAGGTGCTCATCGATGCCGCCGACGAGGCCGAGACGCTGCTCAAGGTGATCGGTGAGGGCGGGATCAGCCGCGTCATCACCACCCACCAGCACGGCGACCACTGGCAGGCACTGGCCGAGGTGGTCGCCCGTACCAGTGCTGTCACCGTCGCCGGCCGCGACGACGCCGAAGGCATCCCGGTCCCGACCGACGAGCCCGTCGGCGACGGCGACCGCATCCACTTCGGCGAACTCAGCCTCGAGGTGATCACCCTGGTCGGCCACACCCCCGGCTCGATCGCCCTCCTCTACGACGACCCGACCGGCCCGCCCCACCTCTTCACCGGCGACTCCCTCTTCCCCGGCGGCGTCGGCAACACCCGAGGCGTGAAGAAAAACTTCGACTCGCTCCTCCACGACGTCGAAACCAAACTCTTCGCCCGCCTCCCCGACGAAACCTGGGTCTACCCCGGCCACGGCGCCGACACCACCCTCGGCACCGAACGCCCCCACCTCGCCGAATGGCACGAACGCGGCTGGTGA
- the cmk gene encoding (d)CMP kinase gives MIIAVDGPSGSGKSSTARGVATRLGLQYLDTGAMYRAVTWSALEHGLDLDDLQAVAERARAVRLSISTDPQRAQFAADGVDVTEAIRDPRISASVSKIATNLDVRAELIRRQRELIEAAQPTGGAVVEGRDIATVVAPQAELKVLLTADQDARMARRKAELAEGSITAEQLRDQIVRRDADDSTVSQFQVASDGAVEIDSTHLTLEEVIDVISRLAKEAEAASRDRDS, from the coding sequence ATGATCATCGCTGTTGACGGCCCGAGCGGGTCCGGTAAGTCGAGCACGGCCCGCGGAGTCGCGACCAGGCTCGGTCTGCAGTACCTGGACACGGGGGCGATGTACCGGGCGGTGACGTGGTCGGCGCTGGAGCATGGGCTCGACCTGGACGACCTGCAGGCGGTCGCCGAGCGGGCCCGCGCAGTACGGCTGTCGATCAGTACCGATCCGCAGCGGGCCCAGTTCGCCGCGGACGGAGTCGACGTGACCGAGGCGATCCGGGATCCCCGGATCAGCGCAAGCGTCAGCAAGATCGCCACCAATCTCGACGTACGGGCCGAGCTGATCCGGCGTCAGCGCGAGCTGATCGAGGCCGCGCAGCCGACCGGTGGCGCGGTCGTCGAGGGGCGCGACATCGCCACCGTGGTGGCGCCGCAGGCGGAGCTCAAGGTGCTGCTGACCGCGGACCAGGACGCCCGGATGGCCCGCCGCAAGGCGGAGCTGGCCGAGGGCTCGATCACCGCGGAGCAGTTGCGGGACCAGATCGTCCGCCGGGACGCCGACGACTCGACCGTCTCGCAGTTCCAGGTGGCCTCCGACGGCGCGGTGGAAATCGATTCGACCCACCTGACGTTGGAAGAGGTCATCGACGTCATCTCCCGACTGGCGAAGGAGGCTGAGGCCGCGTCACGCGACCGGGACTCATGA
- the der gene encoding ribosome biogenesis GTPase Der has translation MSDLPTGYEIDAEPTHDREDTGPLPVVAIVGRPNVGKSTLVNRIIGRREAVVEDTPGVTRDRVSYDANWAGRGFTLVDTGGWDPDAVGMAALVAAQAEVAINAADAVLFVVDATVGITDSDEAVVRVLRKAGKPVVLAANKVDDARVEAEAMNLWSLGIGEPFPISAMHGRGTGDMLDAVLAALPEAPAERDAVLGGPRRVAIVGKPNVGKSSLLNKVAKEDRVVVSEVSGTTVDPVDEEIVLGGKQWRFIDTAGIRRKVKNVQGHEYYASLRTNSAIERAEVVVVVIDASEPMTEQDLRIMNTVEEAGKALVIAYNKWDLVDEDRRYYLEREIDRDLVQFRWAPRVNISAMTGRHMEKLVPAIEAALDGWQTRVPTGQLNAFLGRLVAAHPHPVRSGKQPKILFGTQATTMPPTFAVFTSGAFEPSYQRFIERRLREDFGFVGSPVHVQIRPRVKKPKR, from the coding sequence ATGAGTGACCTGCCCACCGGCTACGAGATCGACGCGGAGCCGACCCACGACCGCGAAGACACCGGCCCGCTGCCGGTCGTTGCGATCGTCGGCCGGCCGAACGTCGGTAAATCGACGCTGGTGAACCGGATCATCGGCCGCCGCGAGGCTGTGGTCGAGGACACCCCGGGCGTCACTCGCGACCGCGTCTCGTACGACGCCAACTGGGCCGGTCGCGGCTTCACGCTCGTCGACACGGGCGGCTGGGACCCGGATGCGGTCGGCATGGCCGCACTGGTGGCCGCGCAGGCCGAGGTCGCGATCAACGCTGCTGACGCCGTGCTTTTCGTGGTCGACGCGACCGTCGGCATCACCGACTCGGACGAGGCGGTAGTGCGCGTACTGCGCAAGGCGGGCAAGCCGGTCGTACTGGCTGCCAACAAGGTCGACGACGCACGGGTCGAGGCCGAGGCGATGAACCTGTGGAGTCTCGGCATCGGGGAGCCGTTCCCGATCTCGGCGATGCACGGGCGCGGTACCGGCGACATGCTGGACGCAGTACTGGCCGCGTTGCCCGAGGCGCCTGCCGAGCGGGACGCTGTTCTGGGTGGGCCGCGGCGGGTCGCCATCGTCGGCAAGCCGAACGTGGGCAAGTCATCGCTGCTGAACAAGGTCGCCAAGGAGGACCGCGTCGTCGTCAGCGAGGTCTCCGGCACGACCGTCGACCCGGTCGACGAGGAGATCGTCCTCGGCGGCAAACAGTGGCGCTTCATCGACACCGCCGGCATCCGGCGCAAGGTCAAGAACGTGCAGGGCCACGAGTACTACGCCAGCCTGCGGACCAACAGCGCGATCGAGCGGGCCGAGGTCGTCGTCGTGGTGATCGACGCGTCCGAGCCGATGACCGAGCAGGATCTGCGGATCATGAACACCGTCGAGGAAGCCGGTAAGGCACTCGTCATCGCCTACAACAAGTGGGACCTGGTCGACGAGGACCGCCGGTACTACCTCGAGCGCGAGATCGACCGCGATCTGGTCCAGTTCCGCTGGGCCCCGCGGGTCAACATCAGCGCGATGACCGGCCGCCACATGGAGAAGCTCGTCCCCGCCATCGAGGCAGCCCTCGACGGCTGGCAGACGCGCGTACCGACCGGCCAGCTCAACGCCTTCCTGGGCCGTCTCGTCGCCGCGCACCCTCACCCGGTCCGCAGCGGCAAGCAGCCCAAGATCCTGTTCGGCACCCAGGCGACCACGATGCCGCCGACCTTCGCCGTCTTCACCTCAGGCGCCTTCGAACCCTCGTACCAGCGCTTCATCGAACGCCGCCTCCGCGAAGACTTCGGCTTCGTCGGCAGCCCCGTCCACGTCCAGATCCGCCCCCGCGTGAAGAAGCCAAAACGCTAG